The window ttacttttgatattttgtgaaagcaccAATAGTTAGAATTAGAATATCAACACAATATTGATTTTGAGATATTGCTTAAAGAAAATGGTGGATTTCATTTTTCTCTATACTGCCCAGCCCTACTTCAGAGTAGAACATCTAAGATGGGTCTAGGCTGCTTCTGAACAACTGCATGATTTCCATTAGCTTTGCTTGTTATTTTAATCCATTAATGTGAATGGGGAAAAGTTGCCAAAGCTGTGCTATGTTGGAACATTTCTCGATTACCTGTGTTCTGCCAtctttaaagacctcatgacacgtggaaaataaagtaatatacatacacacattgaaagtacacatacaaaatagtcacttgaagttggttttaatcattatgatagagaaattgagtttgtacggccttttaaaagtgcgatttttgcgatctgctaccgaccttcctattagtcagtcacatgacctatgacgtacactccggaacggctccttggtcaagacactatcccacctgtcactcacgactatcctgacacctgtcaacaacatggattctgacaactccgattcatcctcggatcctgacacatttttcgaagtggcagagtccgacccaatgctggaggacaatgtgaggggcgttatgccctatagatacgagccatacttggatgagttggagccacagggttctacggaaagttcggatggcgaggcagaaggcgctgttggtggtgctgctgtggcagacggtcggatgcctatggattttggcagactacagcacgtggaatggtaacttccttcttgttcacttttctgacaatgaacactccgtaagatattgtactttgtaatatccaccacaaccagcgtttgcaccagcgagcatgtgtgtgtgcagtctgcctcctcacctcccagaattagccaaatagtcaccattactagcctacagatcgcaaagggccattgttgtttcccggtgcttgtcatagtcttaatctttatttagttatgttattttttttgagagcgatgaaaataccaattaggtctactatattagtttgccctgcgtcatactcatacagtagcctatgctataacccagtagtagcctatgctataacctagCTCCTGACCAGTGGCCATCCTTCCGCGATTAGGCTAGTTCTACGTCGGCTTTTCACGCGAATCAACCCATGACAttgacactttgtaaagttctgtgacaattgtaagattgtttcaagccccttgcctttatctgttatattttaggtgttcttgtgggagatgtgagccaatgccactggtagtggagtcggtgtgctgccgcgaacagtcaagagtgtgcgagaggagagaggaggagggagcagacacccgctgcatcacagaacattctggctttgagccagtttgtctgaatctgcatgTTCTGCGCACCGCACATTTCCACTATCGGCAAGAATACGGGGATGTAGAGGGAAACGAGTGAGTATACAATcctattgtaaaatcatttgtatggaCTAGTAGGAATTGTATGATTTGATATCACCAATGACGTAAATGTATGCGTAAAACGAACTGTCATGTAGGTTAcagtaggcctaggcctacatctaaaacacctgtgtttttcttctgattttctttcaacttttaggTGGAAGAGGTACACTGGATACAGACAGTTTGTGCGATGGTGCTACGAGTACCTGGGAAGACATGTCAGGGTCCCCATACCttcctgtgtggtgtggtgtatccggagaacttttccctccattgatTACAGGGGGTTCCAGGACACCAACAGCCCGTGATGATACATGTATGCTGTTaacttgttaattttgtttttttagtttaaatacatgagtttgtaaatacatgaaaatgaatgtcaatacatgatacctctggcttcacatgaatgtgtcttcatttttacaacttacaaCAGCTTACAACAAATAGGCCTAGCAAATCAATTTACACCTTCACCATGGAAGGGTAGCTGATATTTTTGATCATACGGTGTCTAAGATGTGCTGTACTTCAGGGACAATGCAATACAAGCCCACATGGATAAGGGGGAAAACTGTAGCAACACAGACATACTACACACCCTGTAATGACACTTTTCAGAACACCAaggtgaggatggagcaggaggttcccaacacagtaaatcaaagcactcacggcaaagatgaaattaagtttgtgtttattccattcagtccggttctcatgtgtacatttaggtgttatttgtaatgctaAAGCGGGTCATATGTGCATTGACTGCTGCCCTCTTATCCGGCTTTTCGAATGATGCATTGAGTGGCTCTGTAACAGGGGACGGGTCTGGGATGTCAAAGTCATCACCGTTGTAGTCCTCACCTCGACACATGGCCTCCACCATCcgcatcagctcttcagcatAGCCTGTTGCAGAGGAATATGGGACAAGGTTCAAATTAATCCAACCATAGATATGACACACGACTatgtacatctcaaaatacaaatcatatctgCAATCAACTTTCTATTATGCTTACCAAAAGATGGCTCCTGTAAGACTTTCCTCACAATGTAGCCGCCCTTCTTATACTTTGGATACCGCAGGTTGAACATCATCTCGCCATCGTGTCTGCTCCGCTGCTCCCTGTTGGCATTCtcgttgaaatgcaaagcagccaggatccctctaagaacagaacacaaacagaataatcagGAACAAGATGACCATTCTTAACAGcgaaacataaacaagtcaacccAAAAGAGCCCATGTTACCCCTCTATTTATCAGGTTGCACTGCCTAACAGTGGCTGCCCAAACCAGGCACAAGGCCCTGACCCTTGCCTACAAAACCACTTCAGGacatgtacatttcctgtgcactgcaaatgttgcaagctgtgattttgtcctcgattgtaagtcgctctggataaaagcgtctggcaagtgtaatgtaatagaatgtaataatgtcctaaaagaatgtttcacggaatatttctttgattaCCTGCTCTCCATCCCTTTGTATGAAAAGTGGCACATCTTTGGCGCAAAGTGGGTAATCACGCTATGGAATGCTTCGAGGTAGGATGTCTGGTGTGACGGGGACAGGCGTTGTATATCTGCACACAGCCTCTTGTTCCGGATGATCTTCTCCACTTCAATAGACACCTTCGTATCTGaagaacattgtacaaaatacatgtaaattatgcaACATGATGCAACATGATACTGTGATCAcaatctctgtaaaataaacattaggagTATACTAACGACAACTCAGCCACGGTTTACGCTGTTCCCTGCCTTCCAGGACTCCGTGCGCACAAGAAGAGAACAGTCCCTCGAACCCGGTGTGCCTGTTGTGGATGTGATCGATGACTGATGTCCATTTGTCCACCACAAGTTGTCCACTGCCAGGAGGCGTCGAGACCACGGACCAGTACAGATGGTTTATAATACTTCCCACCCAGGGTTTGAGGTCCTGGCAACCTCTAGTTTGTCCaaggctctgcagcttcttcttgacacctgagtaaacatgtgtagatgaataaataaatagaaatctaatGTACTGCTTGAAGGTCTTGACTCCAAGGGCAtaactaaaaccctttttagatACATGAACAGCCTGTAATAGCCTGAAATAGGCcctgtcctccacacacacaaggatttcacacataaaatttgtccaaacccaaaaaatcatatctttcaAAAAGGAATGTCAAGGTAGTGCTTCAAGTCTctcttaaaaattacattaaacaggtttaaacatgttgcacttaCTCTTGGCTACATGCCATATGTCAAACTGGTGCGTGATGTCTGGATGGTCCTCTCTAATCATCATGTTGATgcctatgtgtctgtctgtcacgagAGTTCCGACATCCACAAAGCCCTGGACTTTCTCAAGGGATCGCTGCAGTCCCACTTTCTCCATGTGGTAGGACCCTCCAACCTCATtgctctaaaacataaaaagcaggagATTTTGATGAGCATAACATTGACTAGTATAAAATTGTCCTTACTACgacagaagagtgtgttttctatacTGGGCAGGACTCACATAGAGgcataatacatctgaaatgtacctGTACAAGTTGTACGtcaataacagctgttttccGGAGCTCCATTGTTGAGTAGGTGCCGTACTTAGCGCAATGCCCTGGGGTGTCGGCACGCCCGTCACCACCACACACGATGGGTTCCCCTTCTGCCTGTAGCAGACAGAGCATGGCAAACTGCTGCTCGCCCCAAACTCgcttcacagctttgaaaagCACCTGGTCCTGATGTCTGAAGAACGATCTTTCCGACATCACAGCAACGCCCAATCTGGATAGGACACGCAGCACCTTGGTGACAGTGGCCCCACTGAAGAGAATGGCAgcggacaacaacacattcccaGCTGCTGTTCTGCCGAAGAAAGGTTGACTGTTCCATAGTCCTTGGTTCCCACATCCCCCGCACTGGATGGTGACCTGCAACTGTGTTCCTACTTCTTTACACTGCCAGGACAGTGACCTGCTCCCACAAAGTCCACAGCTGCACCATGTTGACAACAGCGTCACCAGGCATTCccagaacacaagaaaaacgcTACCTGCTGGCGCCTCAGGTGGCGGCACTGGTGGAGTATTGTGTTCAGGACTCTCTTCAGCTGAATCATCAGAGGACGGCAGCTTGTAGTCGGGATCATCTGTCGACATGTTGTCATCTGAGTCAGAGCCACAAGAGGTTGAGTTGTCGGTgttgtgaaagcaaaagcagtcaTCCTCAGTCTGAGTCCCAAC of the Eleginops maclovinus isolate JMC-PN-2008 ecotype Puerto Natales chromosome 4, JC_Emac_rtc_rv5, whole genome shotgun sequence genome contains:
- the LOC134863078 gene encoding uncharacterized protein LOC134863078 — its product is MPERCVAAYCSNTRENGFTLHRFPKDPALCELWTQQVCRTRAGPKGTVWKPSSSSVLCSAHFEEECYDSIPALKEQLGIDVRLKKVLLPNSVPRIFHRGTSSRLAPGANGDVKSRRSHALEKRQRLEVLQECQSEYVAEEESDDFPDGDPSTDVNSTEDQHSDFSVQVCLRPPTRTVAMQFKGRGRTKGVQATTSMVTVGTQTEDDCFCFHNTDNSTSCGSDSDDNMSTDDPDYKLPSSDDSAEESPEHNTPPVPPPEAPAGSVFLVFWECLVTLLSTWCSCGLCGSRSLSWQCKEVGTQLQVTIQCGGCGNQGLWNSQPFFGRTAAGNVLLSAAILFSGATVTKVLRVLSRLGVAVMSERSFFRHQDQVLFKAVKRVWGEQQFAMLCLLQAEGEPIVCGGDGRADTPGHCAKYGTYSTMELRKTAVIDVQLVQSNEVGGSYHMEKVGLQRSLEKVQGFVDVGTLVTDRHIGINMMIREDHPDITHQFDIWHVAKSVKKKLQSLGQTRGCQDLKPWVGSIINHLYWSVVSTPPGSGQLVVDKWTSVIDHIHNRHTGFEGLFSSCAHGVLEGREQRKPWLSCHTKVSIEVEKIIRNKRLCADIQRLSPSHQTSYLEAFHSVITHFAPKMCHFSYKGMESRGILAALHFNENANREQRSRHDGEMMFNLRYPKYKKGGYIVRKVLQEPSFGYAEELMRMVEAMCRGEDYNGDDFDIPDPSPVTEPLNASFEKPDKRAAVNAHMTRFSITNNT
- the LOC134863079 gene encoding uncharacterized protein LOC134863079 — translated: MDSDNSDSSSDPDTFFEVAESDPMLEDNVRGVMPYRYEPYLDELEPQGSTESSDGEAEGAVGGAAVADGRMPMDFGRLQHVEWCSCGRCEPMPLVVESVCCREQSRVCERREEEGADTRCITEHSGFEPVCLNLHVLRTAHFHYRQEYGDVEGNEWKRYTGYRQFVRWCYEYLGRHVRVPIPSCVVWCIRRTFPSIDYRGFQDTNSP